The sequence below is a genomic window from Rickettsiales bacterium.
ATGCTGATGGGGTTTCTGTTGCCAATCAAAACCTTTCGGGTAATTCTTTAGATATAACTTTTGCGGAAGATGTTACTGATAATGGCGTTCTTAATGTATTGAAAGATGGCAATATTACTCAAACAATATTATCAGTTAAACCAAATAATGGAGATTCTATAGCATCAGCTAATATTGATTCTGTGATTGCTATGAAAGATTCTAACGGCAATACTTTATTCTCACTATCTAAAGGTGCTCATTTACAATTCACTAATGATGGAAATTTAGTCCTCACAAAAGCTGGTGCAGATTTCATTGCATCTAAACTGAGCGGAACAAATATTGCTACAGGTCAAATTGCTCTAAGCTTAGAAACATCTTCTGGCATTACTATCAACGAAACTTACAATTTCAAAGTTTCAAATATCAATATGCAAGTTAAGGAAGGTGTTATTACAGGCACTCAATTAACTCAAATGCAAGAAGATATTTTATTTGATTATCTTGGAGACAGCTTTGAAATCCATACATCAAATGGAGATATCGTAAATATACAAACTGATGATCATTTGACCATCACATACGATGCAAGCCAAGATGCATTTAGCGTCTGGCAGGAATCCAACTAATAATTTTATTTGGATTTTCTTAAACCTCAGTTCCGCCAATGGTTAAGCCGCTGATTAGTAGAGAAGGTTGGCCAACACCAACAGGCACGCCTTGCCCATCTTTACCGCAAGTGCCAACACCATCATCTAATTTCATATCATTAGCAATTCCTTTAACATTCTTTAAGCATTCTGGGCCATTGCCAATAATAGTTGCACCTTTTACAGGGTATTTAATTTTACCATCTTCAATTTTATAGGCTTCGTTGGCAGAAAAAACGAATTTGCCAGAAGTAATATCCACTTGCCCACCACCAAAACTGACAGCATAAATTCCATTCTTAACCCGTGAAATAAGCTCCTCTTGTGAGGAATTTCCATTTAACATATAGGTGTTTGTCATTCTTGGAAGGATAGAATGCTCATAACTTTCACGCCTGCCATTGCCAGTTGGCTTCACGCCCATAAGCCTTGCATTTAGCCTATCCTGAATGTATCCAACTAAAATACCATCTTCAATTAGAATAGTTTTATTTGTTGGTGTTCCTTCATCATCTATCGTTAATGAGCCTCTGCGATTATCAATTGTGCCATCATCTATAACAGTAACACCCTTTGCGGCAACTCTTTGCCCCATAAGGCCAGAGAAAGCTGAGGTTTTCTTGCGATTAAAATCACCCTCTAAGCCGTGTCCAACTGCCTCGTGTAGAAGAATCCCCGGCCAGCCTGAACCAAGCACAATATCCATTTCACCAGCGGGGGAGGGCAGGGCTTCAATGGAAGTTTTGGCTTCTTTCAAGGCTTTATCACAACCGAAAATAAGCTTTTCTTGATTTATAAAATCAGAATAGAGGCTTCTACCGCCCATTCCATAACTTCCACGCTCTTTTTTGCCATCTTTTTCATAGACTATAGAAATATTTACACGCACAAGCGGGCGAACATCTGAATATTCACTGCCATCAGCCCTCAATATGTATACAACCTGCCACTCTGAGGCAATAGAAGCCGAAACCTGCTTAACATTTTCATCTTTTTTTCTTAGATATTCGTCAATAAATTTTAGTTTTTCTAGCTTTTCTGAAAAACTGATTTCCTCAAGCGGATTATGGGGGTTATATAAATTTTTATAGGCTTTTGCAGGGCTCACATCTTGCTTAAAACTCTTAGCGGAAGTTTTCAATGCATTTATAACTTGTGTGGAATTTTTGATGGAATTTATATCTAAAATTGAAGAATGTGCATAGGCGGTTGATTCTCCCAAAACACCACGCAAACCATAGCCTTGAGTGGTATCTGAACTGGCATTTTTAAGGTTTCCCTCATCATATAAAATTGATTCGCTAACTGAGTATTCCATAAATAATTCACCATCATCAAGCGGTGATAAACTATCAGAGGTGATTTGTTTTAGTGTTGCCTCATTCAAACCATAATTGTTGAAAAAGATATTTTTTGCTGTATTTAACATCCTAAATTTTATTAATTTGTTTTTTATAATTTATTAGTAAATATATATAATATTCTCAAATTTAATATTAATTAAAATTTTATGACAAGATTTTTAGTTTTTCTATCATTAATTTTTTTATCCTTTTCATCACTTGCAGAGGAAAAATCTGAAAAGATTGGAGTTTTGGATAATTTTAAGATTGAAAAATCAACTTATGGCAAGCCAGTTGATTGGCAACTTAACTTTCAAAAACCAGCTTCACCTGTAATGGAAAAGCTAGTTAATCTTCATGATGGTCTGCTTTATATGGTTTTTGGTATCAGTATTTTTGTATTGCTACTTTTATTATATGTAATGTTTCGTTTTAGGGAAAAGGCAAATCCAACCCCTTCTAAAACTACACACAATACTTTAATTGAAATTATATGGACGGCAGTTCCAGTTTTAATCCTAGTTGCTATCGTTATTCCATCTTGGCGATTAATTAACTATATGGAAAAGCACGAAAACCCTGAGCTAACAATAAAAGCGATTGGATATCAGTGGTATTGGGGCTATGAATATGTTGATGGGGTAGGGAAGGGGATTAAGTTTGAAAGCTATATGACGCCTGAAGATAAACTTAAGAAAGGTGAGCCTCGTTTACTTAAAACTGATAATGCAGTTGTTTTGCCAGTTGATACTAATATTAGAGTTTTAACTACGGCGGCTGATGTTATTCATGCTTGGGCGGTTCCTTCATTTGGGGTTAAGAAAGATGCAGTTCCGGGTAGAATTAATGAAACTTGGGTTAGGATTACTAAGGAAGGCACTTATTACGGCCAATGTTCTGAATTATGCGGTTCAAAACACGCTTTTATGCCAATTGAGGTAAAAGCTGTATCCAAAAAAGCATATAGAAAATGGGCTAAAAAACAACTTAATGGTTAGAAGCGTTTTTTATCAGTAACTTAGAGGAAAAAACAATGGCTTATTTTAACCAAAAATTAACATATTCAGCTCTCAAAAAAATATAAAAAAATCGCTTTGAATTGCCCATAAAAACCTTTATAAATAAGGATGTAAGCACAGTAGAGCTTATACCTACCAGTGAAGCCCCGATAGATTTTATCGGGGTTTTTTTTCGTCAAAAAAATCTCAAAAAATTTTTCTTAAAAAATATTTCACAAAATCAAAATTATTTTTCTAAAAAATTTCTAATTTGAAATTATCTTGTTAGAGTGCAAATTCATCTTACCAAAAAAAATTTTATGCTTTCAATCAAAAAAATTATTTTCAATATTTTATTTTTCTCTGTTTTATTTTTTTCTTCGCAAGTTTTTGCAATCACTTCAAATTGGCAGAGAACAGAAGGAAATGAAGGCAAAGCCAGATTTATTTATGCTGGAAAAACCAGTGGTGATTCAAATAATTTATTAGCGGGTTTAGAATTTTCTTTTGAAAAAGATTGGCATACATATTGGAAAAATTCTGGCGATAGTGGTGTTCCAGTTGCGATAGATTTTTCAAATTCAAAAAATATTGAAGATATAAAAATAATCTGGCCTGCTCCAAAAAGAGAAGTAATTTATGGTGTTGAAACTTTTATTTTAGGTGGCGATAAAGTTATTTTACCTTTAATAATCACCCCTAAAAACTTTAACGAGCCTATGGAGCTCAAGCTAAAAGCTAGTTTTGCGGTGTGTAAAGATGTATGCCTTTTTGCCGAAGGAAAATATGAGGCGAAAATAAACCCAGATTATTTTAATCAAAATATAAAAAATGAAATTGAAAAATTCATCGCAAAAACTCCAAAATTAAATTTTAATAAAGATGCAGAAATAAAAAATATTAAAGCTGATGATTCTCAAATAATTACTGAAATAAAAATAAAAGAAAATTTAATCTCAAAAAATGCGGATATTTTTATTTCTGAAGAAAGCAAAAATTTTCGCTTTCCAAAAACTAAAAAAGTTTATTACAAAAATTCAGAAATCTTAAAAATTTTTTCCCCTTATGAAACCCTTGTAAAAGGCGAAACTCTTGAGAATAAAAATCTTAATTTTGTCTTCTCTAATGACGAATATTCTATTGAAAAAAATATTGAAAATATTCAACTTGAAAAATCACCTTCTAGAAAAGATTCTAAAGAAATCAAATCCAAACATTCAAAATCTATAACTATTATTACCGCAATAATTGCAGCACTTATTGGAGGATTGATATTAAATATTATGCCTTGCGTTTTGCCTGTTTTATCGCTCAAAATTTTTGGAATGGTAAAGCATGGTGCTTCAGACAAAAAATATATTAGAAAAAGTTTTTTATTCTCAACGCTTGGTATTTTATTTTCATTTTTGTTATTGGCAATTGGCGTTGTATTTCTAAAACAGGCCGGAGAATCTGTGGGTTGGGGAATTCAATTTCAAGAACCTTATTTTATAATATTCCTATGTTTTATTTTGGCTTTATTTGCGGCAAATCAATTCGGTTTATTTGAGGTTTTACTGCCAAGCAAAGCAAATGATAAAATAAATAATCTACTTGATAAATCAGGTGATTCATCTGCTTTAGGTAGTTTTTTAACAGGTGCTTTTGCAACATTACTTGCAACACCTTGCACCGCACCCTTTTTAACAACAGCGGTTTCTTTTGCATTTGCTGGGGATAATTTAACAATATTCTTAATTTTTTTCTTTATGGGGCTTGGGCTTGCAATGCCTTATATTTTAATAATGATTGCACCATCTTTGGTAAAAATATTTCCAAAACCAGGTGCGTGGATGCTGAAAGTTAGAATAATTCTTGGCGTTCTAATTTACCTAACAACCTACTGGCTACTCTATGTTTTAGTTAATAATGCTGGTTACTATGTTCCAATAATTGTCTTTGTTGGAATACATATGATTTTTATTTTTCTATGGATTGCGAAAATTAAAAATATTTATTTCGTTAGAGTTTTTATTGCAATTGCTTGGGTTATAATTGTGGTTTTATTAATGTGCCATTTTGTAATGACTAAAGAAAATGAAGTTAAGCAATATCATAATGAATGGATTGAATTTGATGAGAAAAAAATCTCTGAATATGTAAAAAAGGGCAGGGTGGTTTTAGTTGATGTAACCGCAGATTGGTGTTTAACTTGCAAGTTCAATAAGCTGAATACCATCAACCCATCAATGGATTTCTTAAAAGAAAATAAAGTGATTTTAATGCGAGCTGATTTTACAAAGCCTAGTGAGAAAATTCATAATTTTTTAGTTAAAAACGGCAGATATGCAATTCCATTTAATAAAATTTATGGCCCCAAAAAGCCTGATGGAATTATATTAGGAGAATTACTAGATAAAAAAAACCTTAGAAAAGCCGTTTTTGATGCGATTGATAGTGATTAAAATGCTCCTTGTAACCAATATATTAAACGGCAACTTTTAGTATCATTTGTAATTTGATAAGTAATTGTTCCACTGGCTGAAGTTCCAAAGGTTGACGCACTAACACATCCAGATTGAAATGTTGATAAATCATTTGTTCCTTTAACGGCAACTAATATGCCCGCTGAAGCATTGCCATCATCCATTTTAATATCAATTGAATAAGCATCACTAGAATTCACAGCACCAAGTGCATATTCACCAGAAGTTGAAGGAGCACCCAAACCAATGAAGTTTGCCTTAACTTCATAAATTTGTGTTCCACCGAGTAGCCATTGATCGCCAGATAAGCCTGCATAATGAGCTTTGTAATAGCCTAAATCAGTAGAAGATGATGGGACAGATAACAAAATATCAGTATCATTTCCGTCGTAATTTCCTTCAATTATTCCAGCTCTTTTTAAGTGATTCCAGAGGTAAACACTTTCTGTGTTGCTACAACAAATTCTGCCATCACCATCACCATTTGAAGCCCCAGACCAATATGAACTAGCATTAGAAATATCACCAGGAAGTGCATTATATTGTAAATAGAAAGCTGAAATATTTGCATTATAATTACTAAACTCTTTTATTATAGTTTGATTCTTTGAGTTTTGAATCATATCTTGAGCACCAAGTATTGCACCAATTATTATGCCAACAATAACTAAAACAATGGTTAACTCTATAAAGGTAAATCCAGATTTTTGCACGCTAAATAAAAAAGATTAATTATTAAATTTATCTCTAATCATTATATTTAATTGAGAAAATTTGTTGGAATTTTGATAGTAACCAACAAATTTTTCAATATCAGCTAATTTAATTTTTCCTTCAAAAACTGCATCAAGTTCTTTTGGATCAGCTTTTTTATCTAACATCTTAAAAACTTGAATTGTATCTCTATCAACTTTAACATCTTTGAAAACTCTAGATAAATTTGATAATTTTTTCTTACTATCTAAAATAACTCTCTCGGAATTATCTTTTGTTAAGTATGAATAAGCAAGTGCGAGCGTTACTACATTCTTTTTGTCTTCCAAGCTTAGATTTTCAAAAGGTTTAGACATTAATTTTTCTACTTTATCCTCTAATAAAGAGGCAACTGTTAGCCATTTTTTACTAGGAAGATAAGAATATTCATTCAAGAAAGATTGTATTTTTTCCAACTCTGAAGTTCTTTCAAAGTCTCTATAATCCAACTTGTTAAGGCCACTAGTTAAAAATGAAAATAACTTAATATCATTTTCATTTTCAAGCCTTGAAATAAAATTATTTTCTAAATTTTTTAATTTTTGATTTTCATTTTGGCTTGCATAAGAAATAGCAAGTAAAATTATATCTTTAATCTGACCTTTTGTTAATGGGTCTGGAAAACTATCAATATATGCTTGAAGCCTAGGTTCAATTTTATCTTGAATTCCAAACCAATTTTCTCTTTGCCTAAATACTTCAATTCTTGCATTTTCTGCATTTGTAGAAAAATCATCTTTTACTAATTCAATAGCTTTATCTAAATTGCCATTTAACGCAAGAATATAGGCTCTTCTATTTTTTAATTCTCTTGAAATATCTTCTGATAACTCCTCATTATTTGCGAGATCTAGTATTTTACCAGCATCTTCAAATTTATTATCATCTAAGTATATTTGAGATAGCCATAATATAAGTTCAGCTTTACTATCACCGCTGGATCTAAAAGTTATTTGGTGTTTAAGAATTTCAACGGCATTATCTATCATATCAGTATTAATAAAATAATTAGCAACTTTTCTAGTTATTCTATCACCCACTTCACCAACTGGCATTAATTCCCGAAATCTAAAATATATCCTTAAAACTTCTAATGGCTCTAATTCATATACAGAGCCAACATCAAATAAATCAATGAAAACCTCTTTCATTTTACCAAGAATATAAACTGATTCAGCCGTTTGAGGAAAATTTTGAACAATAGAACGCCAAATTTCTAATGTTCCCATATAATCTTTTTGATTAAGATAGATATTTCCTGCCGCTTCTAATACATCAACTTCAAAGAAATCATCTCGCCACATTAATGACACTTTTAATAAATCATTAATTGCTGTTTTGTAATCAATTTTACCTAGAATTAAGTTTAACTTTGTTAGTTCAAAATTAGCGA
It includes:
- the tldD gene encoding metalloprotease TldD is translated as MLNTAKNIFFNNYGLNEATLKQITSDSLSPLDDGELFMEYSVSESILYDEGNLKNASSDTTQGYGLRGVLGESTAYAHSSILDINSIKNSTQVINALKTSAKSFKQDVSPAKAYKNLYNPHNPLEEISFSEKLEKLKFIDEYLRKKDENVKQVSASIASEWQVVYILRADGSEYSDVRPLVRVNISIVYEKDGKKERGSYGMGGRSLYSDFINQEKLIFGCDKALKEAKTSIEALPSPAGEMDIVLGSGWPGILLHEAVGHGLEGDFNRKKTSAFSGLMGQRVAAKGVTVIDDGTIDNRRGSLTIDDEGTPTNKTILIEDGILVGYIQDRLNARLMGVKPTGNGRRESYEHSILPRMTNTYMLNGNSSQEELISRVKNGIYAVSFGGGQVDITSGKFVFSANEAYKIEDGKIKYPVKGATIIGNGPECLKNVKGIANDMKLDDGVGTCGKDGQGVPVGVGQPSLLISGLTIGGTEV
- the coxB gene encoding cytochrome c oxidase subunit II, which produces MTRFLVFLSLIFLSFSSLAEEKSEKIGVLDNFKIEKSTYGKPVDWQLNFQKPASPVMEKLVNLHDGLLYMVFGISIFVLLLLLYVMFRFREKANPTPSKTTHNTLIEIIWTAVPVLILVAIVIPSWRLINYMEKHENPELTIKAIGYQWYWGYEYVDGVGKGIKFESYMTPEDKLKKGEPRLLKTDNAVVLPVDTNIRVLTTAADVIHAWAVPSFGVKKDAVPGRINETWVRITKEGTYYGQCSELCGSKHAFMPIEVKAVSKKAYRKWAKKQLNG
- a CDS encoding protein-disulfide reductase DsbD family protein yields the protein MLSIKKIIFNILFFSVLFFSSQVFAITSNWQRTEGNEGKARFIYAGKTSGDSNNLLAGLEFSFEKDWHTYWKNSGDSGVPVAIDFSNSKNIEDIKIIWPAPKREVIYGVETFILGGDKVILPLIITPKNFNEPMELKLKASFAVCKDVCLFAEGKYEAKINPDYFNQNIKNEIEKFIAKTPKLNFNKDAEIKNIKADDSQIITEIKIKENLISKNADIFISEESKNFRFPKTKKVYYKNSEILKIFSPYETLVKGETLENKNLNFVFSNDEYSIEKNIENIQLEKSPSRKDSKEIKSKHSKSITIITAIIAALIGGLILNIMPCVLPVLSLKIFGMVKHGASDKKYIRKSFLFSTLGILFSFLLLAIGVVFLKQAGESVGWGIQFQEPYFIIFLCFILALFAANQFGLFEVLLPSKANDKINNLLDKSGDSSALGSFLTGAFATLLATPCTAPFLTTAVSFAFAGDNLTIFLIFFFMGLGLAMPYILIMIAPSLVKIFPKPGAWMLKVRIILGVLIYLTTYWLLYVLVNNAGYYVPIIVFVGIHMIFIFLWIAKIKNIYFVRVFIAIAWVIIVVLLMCHFVMTKENEVKQYHNEWIEFDEKKISEYVKKGRVVLVDVTADWCLTCKFNKLNTINPSMDFLKENKVILMRADFTKPSEKIHNFLVKNGRYAIPFNKIYGPKKPDGIILGELLDKKNLRKAVFDAIDSD
- a CDS encoding prepilin-type N-terminal cleavage/methylation domain-containing protein encodes the protein MQKSGFTFIELTIVLVIVGIIIGAILGAQDMIQNSKNQTIIKEFSNYNANISAFYLQYNALPGDISNASSYWSGASNGDGDGRICCSNTESVYLWNHLKRAGIIEGNYDGNDTDILLSVPSSSTDLGYYKAHYAGLSGDQWLLGGTQIYEVKANFIGLGAPSTSGEYALGAVNSSDAYSIDIKMDDGNASAGILVAVKGTNDLSTFQSGCVSASTFGTSASGTITYQITNDTKSCRLIYWLQGAF